One window from the genome of Calliopsis andreniformis isolate RMS-2024a chromosome 12, iyCalAndr_principal, whole genome shotgun sequence encodes:
- the LOC143185884 gene encoding uncharacterized protein LOC143185884 — protein sequence MMLRFIVASRCPLPPLSPLSPMYGTTTVSGAPIQGHSIRRTADVVPAHAASNGPVVRQSSWFPPGTRVPLALGHCSPSFESNIVTARDTCPGHNHDEAEQNLAVREPTDQLHIVVFKNQLDALFGPLATSHLRFDTLATYVDCFTLRSAHAKYFFLVYSILI from the exons ATGATGTTGCGATTT ATAGTGGCAAGTCGCTGCCCGTTACCACCACTGTCACCGTTGTCGCCTATGTACGGCACTACCACGGTCTCAGGGGCACCAATACAGGGGCATAGCATTCGACGCACCGCAGACGTCGTGCCGGCGCACGCGGCGTCCAATGGCCCCGTGGTGAGGCAGTCGTCGTGGTTTCCACCAGGCACACGTGTACCGCTCGCACTGGGTCATTGCTCTCCTTCGTTCGAAAGCAATATCGTTACGGCGCGCGACACTTGTCCCGGGCATAACCACGACGAAGCCGAACAAAATTTGGCCGTTCGTGAACCGACCGACCAACTACACATCGTTGTGTTTAAAAACCAGCTCGATGCCCTTTTCGGTCCACTGGCTACTTCCCATTTGCGATTCGATACTCTTGCAACCTACGTCGACTGCTTTACTTTACGCTCTGCTCATGCTAAATATTTCTTTCTCGTTTACTCAATTTTGATTTAA
- the Kr-h1 gene encoding kruppel homolog 1 gives MVGYYQLEPIPNTATMSLNSGLTTTELVNPVKSLVCSPDLTLYASPACGAETLSAIVEEKTYQCQLCQKSFDQKSMYQSHLRSHGKEGEDPYRCNICGKTFAVPARLTRHYRTHTGEKPYQCEYCSKSFSVKENLSVHRRIHTKERPYKCDVCERAFEHSGKLHRHMRIHTGERPHKCTVCSKTFIQSGQLVIHMRTHTGEKPYVCKACGKGFTCSKQLKVHTRTHTGEKPYTCDICGKSFGYNHVLKLHQVAHYGEKVYKCTLCHETFGSKKTMELHIKTHSDSSVTGSPRDSPIEPEIEISQANSVGTASDKENQKTEESNNEVTTYDTSRNFPYYVYSKEQYSQPILVSEEDRTFQATPAVSLEQSHTFLYPEVSSTYNTFGIQNNEFVGDCSSLLNLPGNDARRRVEAALEAVEEERQREYGIRVEREPILTPPSSNPVSPVPSPDPLDLAIPVRETLILPPRKRCKMILESMESERSGLIASQRQNSVIQFAKAS, from the exons ATGGTAGGTTACTATCAATTGGAACCAATTCCAAATACAGCTACGATGTCATTGAACAGCGGTTTGACAACTACTGAGCTAGTAAATCCGGTGAAAAGTCTGGTCTGCAGTCCCGATTTGACATTGTACGCGTCGCCAGCGTGTGGTGCCGAAACTCTGTCGGCAATCGTCGAGGAGAAGACTTATCAATGTCAATTGTGCCAGAAGAGTTTTGACCAGAAAAGCATGTACCAGAGCCATCTACGTTCGCACGGTAAAGAGGGCGAGGATCCTTACCGATGCAATATTTGCGGAAAAACGTTCGCGGTCCCGGCGCGACTTACGAGACATTACCGTACGCATACGGGCGAGAAACCGTATCAGTGCGAATATTGTAGTAAATCGTTTTCTGTGAAAGAGAATCTAAGCGTGCACCGTCGCATCCACACGAAGGAACGACCGTACAAATGTGACGTATGCGAGCGCGCCTTCGAACACAGTGGCAAACTTCATCGGCACATGCGAATTCACACAGGTGAACGACCGCATAAGTGCACCGTCTGTTCGAAAACGTTCATCCAAAGTGGACAGCTAGTAATACACATGCGCACACACACTGGGGAAAAACCTTATGTTTGTAAAGCGTGTGGCAAAGGGTTCACATGTTCCAAGCAGCTGAAGGTGCACACGCGCACACATACCGGGGAAAAACCGTACACGTGCGACATCTGTGGGAAATCCTTCGGTTACAATCATGTGCTGAAGCTCCATCAG GTTGCTCACTATGGTGAAAAAGTTTACAAGTGTACTCTCTGCCATGAAACGTTTGGTTCTAAGAAGACAATGGAGTTACATATAAAAACACATTCAGATTCATCTGTCACTGGTTCTCCTCGGGACTCTCCAATTGAGCCAGAGATTGAGATCTCGCAAGCAAATAGCGTGGGCACTGCCAGTGACAAGGAAAATCAAAAGACTGAGGAATCGAATAATGAAGTTACAACTTACGATACTTCACGGAACTTCCCTTATTATGTATACTCCAAAGAACAGTATTCGCAACCAATTTTGGTGTCTGAAGAAGATAGAACTTTCCAGGCAACACCTGCTGTCTCTCTTGAACAGTCACACACGTTTTTGTACCCAGAAGTTTCATCAACGTATAATACTTTTGGAATTCAGAACAATGAGTTTGTTGGAGACTGTTCTTCCCTTCTGAATCTACCTGGAAATGATGCTCGCAGAAGAGTTGAGGCTGCACTTGAAGCAGTGGAGGAAGAGAGGCAGAGGGAATATGGAATAAGAGTTGAAAGGGAACCCATTTTAACTCCACCAAGTAGCAATCCTGTGAGTCCTGTACCTTCACCAGATCCTCTTGATCTGGCAATTCCTGTAAGAGAAACTTTAATTCTCCCACCAAGAAAGAGGTGCAAAATGATTTTAGAATCAATGGAAAGTGAAAGAAGTGGCCTCATTGCCTCGCAGAGGCAAAATTCTGTTATCCAGTTTGCAAAAGCATCATAG
- the Acn gene encoding apoptotic chromatin condensation inducer acinus, with protein sequence MRRKSERNKAKGTPEKEVEKPTRKSTRRRAKCTPSLSPEQENVDETAKNVSSKETEKKSTVSVHQRKELEQIVEHNEVASTIEADANTKPQEDEEDDAEASVWKVARADASPGEIQKLKLCRQHNVPEASGDASLSRKKSNKWQESGEGVAEEADSADEQLVSCTRTLSSAKEPNDPSSSYPGQDSNEEVSDSKEILPETTSANLSDDKPNIDQQGESNEANFSNENADSDPIKSSSTTILVPGSNGNRSSEETNIIPKEEKFVEDDNEKSTKTSSKEASDENIQKDTSSDEDDDEKEKECEVNSSSESNDEVRTNNNRTNSRVSCASRRKHRTKYRDSSNSDTPDSEDEPPIKRDIEIDPYVQEEKVKTEDSHVEKDQSESPKARNNSLSNNVEMEVENNEGSKPKVDSTTEKLEYSTSTPTQSVTQKPVKVNLKRSFSTRMITEKNDVKRDDTDANANNESSIPNKENHENAEQESKCVPRKRRWGTALSTDTAPSFSISTDSLKALVPGARPLSINEVRLSKDDDEDRDRYRASEKWNSSDGVNDSKSGDEGVTQKNGAAKKGDGKIDNHIATRRKISIVKETPHMKSPSPPATKPTNILLIKNLVRPFTLNQIKELLSRTGTIVENGFWMDRIKSKCFVEYSNEDQAFETRQALHGISWPVSNPKRLHVEYATKEDMELAREMSKDQSIPRKTEPLVASDSWQQDWNREERTNTKVMVVREWDLGKEDGQQHMKEKEREKKDHDKKRRQRSRSPAVETHLPAPARKFKKKEDEPPPAKLLDDLFRKTKATPCIYWLPLTNEQIVVKEEMRRQHMAEHARRLEEMRRAERNNRDGRRRRSPRK encoded by the exons ATGAGACGCAAAAGTGAACGGAACAAAGCGAAAGGGACTCCAGAGAAGGAAGTTGAAAAGCCAACCAGGAAATCAACACGCAGACGTGCAAAATGTACTCCTTCATTGTCACCTGAGCAAGAAAATGTAGATGAAACAGCAAAAAATGTCAGCAGCAAAGAAACAGAGAAGAAGTCAACTGTGTCAGTGCACCAAAGAAAGGAATTGGAGCAGATAGTAGAACATAATGAAGTAGCTTCAACTATCGAAGCAGATGCAAATACAAAACCACAAGAAGATGAAGAAGATGACGCTGAAGCATCTGTTTGGAAAGTAGCAAGAGCCGACGCATCACCTGGCGAGATACAGAAGCTGAAACTGTGTAGACAACATAATGTACCAGAAGCATCAGGAGATGCTTCATTGAGTAGGAAAAAATCGAACAAGTGGCAGGAAAGTGGTGAGGGAGTTGCGGAGGAGGCTGACTCGGCAGACGAGCAACTGGTTTCTTGTACAAGAACGCTCAGTAGCGCTAAAGAGCCGAACGATCCCTCCTCTTCATACCCAGGTCAGGACTCCAACGAAGAGGTAAGTGATAGCAAGGAGATCCTGCCTGAAACCACTTCAGCCAACTTGTCTGACGATAAACCAAACATAGATCAGCAAGGTGAATCAAATGAGGCAAATTTCTCCAACGAAAACGCTGATAGTGATCCCATTAAGTCGAGTAGCACAACCATATTGGTTCCTGGTTCAAACGGTAATCGCTCGTCCGAGGAGACAAATATTATACCAAAGGAAGAGAAATTTGTGGAAGATGACAACGAAAAGTCGACAAAGACGTCTAGCAAGGAGGCTAGTGATGAAAATATTCAGAAAGATACAAGCAGCGACGAAGATGACGATGAGAAGGAAAAAGAATGTGAAGTGAACTCATCGTCCGAATCGAATGATGAAGTTCGTACTAATAATAATAGAACTAATAGCAGGGTATCATGTGCCAGTCGTAGAAAACATCGAACAAAATATCGAGATTCGTCCAATTCCGATACCCCAGATTCAGAAGATGAACCTCCTATTAAAAGAGATATTGAAATTGATCCTTATGTCCAAGAAGAAAAAGTAAAAACAGAGGATTCCCATGTGGAAAAAGATCAGTCTGAGTCACCGAAAGCAAGGAATAATTCCTTATCGAATAATGTGGAAATGGAAGTTGAAAATAACGAAGGAAGTAAACCGAAGGTGGATTCCACGACTGAAAAATTAGAATATTCTACGTCGACACCGACTCAATCAGTGACTCAGAAACCTGTAAAAGTAAACCTGAAGAGATCATT TTCCACACGAATGATAACGGAAAAGAACGATGTGAAAAGAGATGATACTGATGCAAACGCAAATAACGAAAGCTCTATTCCAAACAAG GAAAATCATGAAAATGCTGAACAAGAATCAAAATGTGTTCCAAGAAAACGTCGATGGGGCACTGCACTgtccactgatactgcaccatcGTTCTCAATTTCTACAGATTCGCTTAAa GCATTGGTGCCAGGGGCGAGACCATTGTCAATTAACGAGGTTCGTCTCTCGAAGGATGATGATGAGGATAGAGATCGTTATCGGGCTAGCGAGAAGTGGAATTCTAGTGATGGAGTCAATGATAGCAAATCTGGCGACGAAGGTGTCACACAAAAGAATGGTGCTGCGAAAAAAGGGGatgggaagattgacaatcataTAG CAACACGACGGAAGATCTCAATCGTGAAGGAAACGCCGCACATGAAATCACCAAGTCCGCCAGCCACAAAACCTACGAATATTCTTTTAATCAAGAACTTAGTTCGTCCTTTCACTCTAAATCAAATTAAAGAGTTGCTTTCGCGTACTGGCACGATCGTTGAGAATGGATTTTGGATGGATAGAATTAAATCTAAATGTTTTGTAGAG TACTCTAACGAGGACCAGGCATTTGAGACAAGACAAGCGTTACATGGTATATCTTGGCCAGTTTCAAATCCGAAGAGACTTCACGTGGAGTATGCAACCAAAGAGGATATGGAACTAGCGCGGGAAATGTCGAAGGACCAATCGATTCCAAGGAAAACAGAACCGCTTGTAGCGTCAGATTCATGGCAACAGGATTGGAATCGTGAGGAAAGAACGAATACAAAG GTAATGGTAGTTCGAGAGTGGGATCTAGGTAAAGAAGATGGCCAGCAGCACATGAAGGAGAAGGAACGGGAGAAGAAGGATCATGACAAGAAAAGGCGACAGAGAAGTCGAAGTCCTGCCGTGGAGACACACCTTCCAGCTCCAGCACgtaaatttaaaaagaaagaagatGAGCCACCGCCGGCCAAACTTCTAGATGATCTCTTTAGGAAAACAAAGGCAACGCCGTGCATATATTGGTTACCACTCACAAACGAGCAG ATAGTCGTGAAAGAAGAAATGAGAAGGCAACACATGGCAGAACATGCGCGTAGATTGGAAGAAATGAGACGCGCTGAAAGAAACAACAGGGACGGTCGTCGTCGTCGCAGCCCAAGAAAATAG